The following are from one region of the Syngnathus acus chromosome 10, fSynAcu1.2, whole genome shotgun sequence genome:
- the slc44a1b gene encoding choline transporter-like protein 1 isoform X2: MGCCGSAERTKREWRPLEDRSCTDLPWFLLFIIFCVGMGSVCAFTVVSGGAARLVLGYDSYGNTCGQRNPPLEGVRLSGLDHTERKFVFFLDPCNIDIVQRKMKSVALCVALCPSHVLHTYNDLTTFATLNGSELCSYELAGHKYPSLPERFTKCPKLPVPPSKPLPLFNRCTPVDISCYSKFAEAVVTFVGDDSFLHRVIAGVAASKEVIVGLCLLALVLSMTLTVIIRYISAVLVWILTSVAVLGSLAGTSILWWFYVDHRLHRNDTNAEPAKEEEAGQDDDRTLLVYAIAASVFTVILLLLMLFMRKRVALAIALFHVAGKVFIHLPLLVLQPFVTFLVLLLFWIYWVLVLLFLGTSGEAVHNEESGLTEFRLTGRLEYLTWFHAVGLLWITEFILACQQMTVAGAVVTYYFTRDKKRLPAWPIVRAALRLLRYHVGTVAKGSFIITLVKIPRLLLIYVHKQLKGKENACARCALKSCICCLWCLEKCLNYLNQNAYAATAINSTGFCTSARDAFVLLVENALRVATVNAMGDFVLFLGKILIVTTTAFAGVVLLNARRDYAEWVLPLVIVCLFAFLVAHCFLSVFEMVVDVLFLCFAIDTKYNDGTPGKEFFMDKALMELVERSRRTERVVGRGRSRVKEAPSEGAEMKPMVSAGGDPGGGASISVYVEWEELEEFQVYYLLVAVFLDCALTPHADFLLCLSHDVFLFLCVYLPTSSLFLFGRLLGEPASSAPPIPTGSAS; the protein is encoded by the exons ATGGGATGCTGCGGGAGCGCGGAG AGGACAAAGAGAGAATGGAGACCACTGGAGGATCGAAGCTGCACTGACCTGCCCTGGTTCCTGCTCTTCATCATCTTCTGTGTCGGCATG GGCAGCGTGTGCGCCTTCACGGTGGTGTCGGGGGGCGCGGCCCGGCTGGTCCTGGGCTACGACAGCTACGGCAACACGTGCGGACAACGGAACCCACCCTTGGAGGGCGTCCGGCTCAGTGGTCTGGACCACACGGAAAGGAA GTTCGTCTTCTTCTTGGATCCTTGCAACATCGACATCGTTCAGAGGAAGATGAAATCAGTGGCGCTCTGCGTGGCCCTCTGCCCCTCGCACGTCCTCCACACGTACAATGACCTCACGACTTTTGCCACGCTCAATG GTTCTGAGTTGTGTTCCTACGAGTTAGCGGGTCACAAGTACCCCAGTCTACCCGAGAGGTTCACCAAGTGTCCCAAACTACCTGTCCCGCCCAG CAAGCCTTTGCCGCTCTTCAACCGCTGCACGCCCGTGGACATCTCGTGTTACTCCAAGTTCGCCGAAGCCGTGGTGACCTTCGTCGGCGACGACTCCTTCCTGCACCGAGTCATCGCCGGCGTGGCGGCCAGCAAAGAAGTCATCGTAGGACTTTGTCTCCTCGCGCTGG TGTTGTCGATGACGCTGACGGTGATCATTCGCTACATCTCGGCGGTACTGGTGTGGATCCTCACCTCGGTGGCGGTGCTCGGCTCTCTAG CGGGGACCAGCATCCTGTGGTGGTTCTACGTGGACCACCGTCTCCACAGAAACGACACGAACGCCGAGCCGGCCAAAGAGGAAGAAGCGGGTCAGGACGACGACCGGACGCTGCTGGTCTACGCCATCGCCGCCTCCGTCTTCACG GTGATCCTACTGCTGTTGATGCTGTTCATGAGGAAGCGCGTGGCACTTGCCATCGCCTTGTTCCACGTGGCCGGAAAAGTTTTCATCCACCTGCCGCTGCTGGTGCTGCAGCCCTTCGTGACCTTCCTCGTGCTGCTCCTCTTCTGGATCTACTGGGTCCTCGTTCTGCTCTTCCTGGGAACCAGCG GGGAGGCGGTGCACAATGAGGAGTCGGGCCTGACCGAGTTCCGTCTGACGGGTCGCTTGGAGTACCTGACGTGGTTCCATGCCGTGGGCCTGCTGTGGATCACCGAGTTCATCTTGGCCTGCCAGCAGATGACGGTGGCGGGCGCCGTGGTCACCTACTATTTCACCAG GGACAAGAAGCGCCTCCCGGCGTGGCCCATCGTGCGTGCGGCCTTGCGGCTGCTGAGGTATCACGTGGGCACGGTGGCCAAAGGCTCCTTCATCATCACGCTGGTCAAGATCCCCAGACTCCTCCTCATCTACGTGCACAAGCAGCTCAAAGGGAAG GAGAACGCGTGCGCTCGCTGCGCGCTCAAGTCGTGCATCTGCTGCTTGTGGTGTTTGGAGAAGTGCCTCAATTATCTCAATCAG AACGCGTACGCGGCCACGGCCATCAACAGTACGGGCTTCTGCACGTCGGCGCGAGACGCTTTTGTCCTGCTGGTGGAGAACGCCCTGCGAGTGGCCACCGTCAACGCCATGGGGGACTTTGTGCTCTTCCTGGGGAAG ATCCTGATCGTCACCACCACGGCGTTCGCCGGCGTGGTGCTGCTCAATGCGCGGCGGGATTACGCCGAGTGGGTGCTTCCCCTGGTCATCGTTTGTCTGTTCGCCTTCCTGGTGGCGCACTGCTTCCTGTCTGTCTTCGAGATGGTGGTAGACGTACTCTTCCTTTGTTTCGCCATCGACACCAAGTACAACGACGGCACGCCGGGAAAGGAGTTCTTCATGGACAAAGCTCTCATG GAACTGGTGGAGCGCAGCCGGCGCACCGAGCGGGTGGTTGGCCGGGGGCGGAGCCGAGTCAAGGAGGCGCCGTCGGAGGGGGCGGAGATGAAACCCATGGTGAGTGCGGGAGGTGATCCAGGGGGTGGGGCCAGCATCAGCGTGTATGTGGAGtgggaggagctggaggagttCCAGGTCTACTACCTCCTGGTGGCCGTCTTCCTGGACTGCGCCTTGACGCCACACGCCGACTTCCTGTTGTGCCTCAGCCACGACGTCTTCCTTTTCCTGTGCGTCTATCTGCCCACCTcctccctcttcctcttcGGACGCCTGCTGGGCGAGCCCGCGAGCTCCGCCCCTCCCATACCGACTGGCTCCGCCAGCTAA
- the slc44a1b gene encoding choline transporter-like protein 1 isoform X1 — protein sequence MEASRPEDQLHYRLKRTKREWRPLEDRSCTDLPWFLLFIIFCVGMGSVCAFTVVSGGAARLVLGYDSYGNTCGQRNPPLEGVRLSGLDHTERKFVFFLDPCNIDIVQRKMKSVALCVALCPSHVLHTYNDLTTFATLNGSELCSYELAGHKYPSLPERFTKCPKLPVPPSKPLPLFNRCTPVDISCYSKFAEAVVTFVGDDSFLHRVIAGVAASKEVIVGLCLLALVLSMTLTVIIRYISAVLVWILTSVAVLGSLAGTSILWWFYVDHRLHRNDTNAEPAKEEEAGQDDDRTLLVYAIAASVFTVILLLLMLFMRKRVALAIALFHVAGKVFIHLPLLVLQPFVTFLVLLLFWIYWVLVLLFLGTSGEAVHNEESGLTEFRLTGRLEYLTWFHAVGLLWITEFILACQQMTVAGAVVTYYFTRDKKRLPAWPIVRAALRLLRYHVGTVAKGSFIITLVKIPRLLLIYVHKQLKGKENACARCALKSCICCLWCLEKCLNYLNQNAYAATAINSTGFCTSARDAFVLLVENALRVATVNAMGDFVLFLGKILIVTTTAFAGVVLLNARRDYAEWVLPLVIVCLFAFLVAHCFLSVFEMVVDVLFLCFAIDTKYNDGTPGKEFFMDKALMELVERSRRTERVVGRGRSRVKEAPSEGAEMKPMVSAGGDPGGGASISVYVEWEELEEFQVYYLLVAVFLDCALTPHADFLLCLSHDVFLFLCVYLPTSSLFLFGRLLGEPASSAPPIPTGSAS from the exons ATGGAGGCCAGTCGTCCAGAGGACCAACTTCACTACAGGTTGAAG AGGACAAAGAGAGAATGGAGACCACTGGAGGATCGAAGCTGCACTGACCTGCCCTGGTTCCTGCTCTTCATCATCTTCTGTGTCGGCATG GGCAGCGTGTGCGCCTTCACGGTGGTGTCGGGGGGCGCGGCCCGGCTGGTCCTGGGCTACGACAGCTACGGCAACACGTGCGGACAACGGAACCCACCCTTGGAGGGCGTCCGGCTCAGTGGTCTGGACCACACGGAAAGGAA GTTCGTCTTCTTCTTGGATCCTTGCAACATCGACATCGTTCAGAGGAAGATGAAATCAGTGGCGCTCTGCGTGGCCCTCTGCCCCTCGCACGTCCTCCACACGTACAATGACCTCACGACTTTTGCCACGCTCAATG GTTCTGAGTTGTGTTCCTACGAGTTAGCGGGTCACAAGTACCCCAGTCTACCCGAGAGGTTCACCAAGTGTCCCAAACTACCTGTCCCGCCCAG CAAGCCTTTGCCGCTCTTCAACCGCTGCACGCCCGTGGACATCTCGTGTTACTCCAAGTTCGCCGAAGCCGTGGTGACCTTCGTCGGCGACGACTCCTTCCTGCACCGAGTCATCGCCGGCGTGGCGGCCAGCAAAGAAGTCATCGTAGGACTTTGTCTCCTCGCGCTGG TGTTGTCGATGACGCTGACGGTGATCATTCGCTACATCTCGGCGGTACTGGTGTGGATCCTCACCTCGGTGGCGGTGCTCGGCTCTCTAG CGGGGACCAGCATCCTGTGGTGGTTCTACGTGGACCACCGTCTCCACAGAAACGACACGAACGCCGAGCCGGCCAAAGAGGAAGAAGCGGGTCAGGACGACGACCGGACGCTGCTGGTCTACGCCATCGCCGCCTCCGTCTTCACG GTGATCCTACTGCTGTTGATGCTGTTCATGAGGAAGCGCGTGGCACTTGCCATCGCCTTGTTCCACGTGGCCGGAAAAGTTTTCATCCACCTGCCGCTGCTGGTGCTGCAGCCCTTCGTGACCTTCCTCGTGCTGCTCCTCTTCTGGATCTACTGGGTCCTCGTTCTGCTCTTCCTGGGAACCAGCG GGGAGGCGGTGCACAATGAGGAGTCGGGCCTGACCGAGTTCCGTCTGACGGGTCGCTTGGAGTACCTGACGTGGTTCCATGCCGTGGGCCTGCTGTGGATCACCGAGTTCATCTTGGCCTGCCAGCAGATGACGGTGGCGGGCGCCGTGGTCACCTACTATTTCACCAG GGACAAGAAGCGCCTCCCGGCGTGGCCCATCGTGCGTGCGGCCTTGCGGCTGCTGAGGTATCACGTGGGCACGGTGGCCAAAGGCTCCTTCATCATCACGCTGGTCAAGATCCCCAGACTCCTCCTCATCTACGTGCACAAGCAGCTCAAAGGGAAG GAGAACGCGTGCGCTCGCTGCGCGCTCAAGTCGTGCATCTGCTGCTTGTGGTGTTTGGAGAAGTGCCTCAATTATCTCAATCAG AACGCGTACGCGGCCACGGCCATCAACAGTACGGGCTTCTGCACGTCGGCGCGAGACGCTTTTGTCCTGCTGGTGGAGAACGCCCTGCGAGTGGCCACCGTCAACGCCATGGGGGACTTTGTGCTCTTCCTGGGGAAG ATCCTGATCGTCACCACCACGGCGTTCGCCGGCGTGGTGCTGCTCAATGCGCGGCGGGATTACGCCGAGTGGGTGCTTCCCCTGGTCATCGTTTGTCTGTTCGCCTTCCTGGTGGCGCACTGCTTCCTGTCTGTCTTCGAGATGGTGGTAGACGTACTCTTCCTTTGTTTCGCCATCGACACCAAGTACAACGACGGCACGCCGGGAAAGGAGTTCTTCATGGACAAAGCTCTCATG GAACTGGTGGAGCGCAGCCGGCGCACCGAGCGGGTGGTTGGCCGGGGGCGGAGCCGAGTCAAGGAGGCGCCGTCGGAGGGGGCGGAGATGAAACCCATGGTGAGTGCGGGAGGTGATCCAGGGGGTGGGGCCAGCATCAGCGTGTATGTGGAGtgggaggagctggaggagttCCAGGTCTACTACCTCCTGGTGGCCGTCTTCCTGGACTGCGCCTTGACGCCACACGCCGACTTCCTGTTGTGCCTCAGCCACGACGTCTTCCTTTTCCTGTGCGTCTATCTGCCCACCTcctccctcttcctcttcGGACGCCTGCTGGGCGAGCCCGCGAGCTCCGCCCCTCCCATACCGACTGGCTCCGCCAGCTAA
- the slc44a1b gene encoding choline transporter-like protein 1 isoform X3 encodes MEASRPEDQLHYRLKRTKREWRPLEDRSCTDLPWFLLFIIFCVGMGSVCAFTVVSGGAARLVLGYDSYGNTCGQRNPPLEGVRLSGLDHTERKFVFFLDPCNIDIVQRKMKSVALCVALCPSHVLHTYNDLTTFATLNGSELCSYELAGHKYPSLPERFTKCPKLPVPPSKPLPLFNRCTPVDISCYSKFAEAVVTFVGDDSFLHRVIAGVAASKEVIVGLCLLALVLSMTLTVIIRYISAVLVWILTSVAVLGSLAGTSILWWFYVDHRLHRNDTNAEPAKEEEAGQDDDRTLLVYAIAASVFTVILLLLMLFMRKRVALAIALFHVAGKVFIHLPLLVLQPFVTFLVLLLFWIYWVLVLLFLGTSGEAVHNEESGLTEFRLTGRLEYLTWFHAVGLLWITEFILACQQMTVAGAVVTYYFTRDKKRLPAWPIVRAALRLLRYHVGTVAKGSFIITLVKIPRLLLIYVHKQLKGKENACARCALKSCICCLWCLEKCLNYLNQNAYAATAINSTGFCTSARDAFVLLVENALRVATVNAMGDFVLFLGKILIVTTTAFAGVVLLNARRDYAEWVLPLVIVCLFAFLVAHCFLSVFEMVVDVLFLCFAIDTKYNDGTPGKEFFMDKALMELVERSRRTERVVGRGRSRVKEAPSEGAEMKPMAPGTSSA; translated from the exons ATGGAGGCCAGTCGTCCAGAGGACCAACTTCACTACAGGTTGAAG AGGACAAAGAGAGAATGGAGACCACTGGAGGATCGAAGCTGCACTGACCTGCCCTGGTTCCTGCTCTTCATCATCTTCTGTGTCGGCATG GGCAGCGTGTGCGCCTTCACGGTGGTGTCGGGGGGCGCGGCCCGGCTGGTCCTGGGCTACGACAGCTACGGCAACACGTGCGGACAACGGAACCCACCCTTGGAGGGCGTCCGGCTCAGTGGTCTGGACCACACGGAAAGGAA GTTCGTCTTCTTCTTGGATCCTTGCAACATCGACATCGTTCAGAGGAAGATGAAATCAGTGGCGCTCTGCGTGGCCCTCTGCCCCTCGCACGTCCTCCACACGTACAATGACCTCACGACTTTTGCCACGCTCAATG GTTCTGAGTTGTGTTCCTACGAGTTAGCGGGTCACAAGTACCCCAGTCTACCCGAGAGGTTCACCAAGTGTCCCAAACTACCTGTCCCGCCCAG CAAGCCTTTGCCGCTCTTCAACCGCTGCACGCCCGTGGACATCTCGTGTTACTCCAAGTTCGCCGAAGCCGTGGTGACCTTCGTCGGCGACGACTCCTTCCTGCACCGAGTCATCGCCGGCGTGGCGGCCAGCAAAGAAGTCATCGTAGGACTTTGTCTCCTCGCGCTGG TGTTGTCGATGACGCTGACGGTGATCATTCGCTACATCTCGGCGGTACTGGTGTGGATCCTCACCTCGGTGGCGGTGCTCGGCTCTCTAG CGGGGACCAGCATCCTGTGGTGGTTCTACGTGGACCACCGTCTCCACAGAAACGACACGAACGCCGAGCCGGCCAAAGAGGAAGAAGCGGGTCAGGACGACGACCGGACGCTGCTGGTCTACGCCATCGCCGCCTCCGTCTTCACG GTGATCCTACTGCTGTTGATGCTGTTCATGAGGAAGCGCGTGGCACTTGCCATCGCCTTGTTCCACGTGGCCGGAAAAGTTTTCATCCACCTGCCGCTGCTGGTGCTGCAGCCCTTCGTGACCTTCCTCGTGCTGCTCCTCTTCTGGATCTACTGGGTCCTCGTTCTGCTCTTCCTGGGAACCAGCG GGGAGGCGGTGCACAATGAGGAGTCGGGCCTGACCGAGTTCCGTCTGACGGGTCGCTTGGAGTACCTGACGTGGTTCCATGCCGTGGGCCTGCTGTGGATCACCGAGTTCATCTTGGCCTGCCAGCAGATGACGGTGGCGGGCGCCGTGGTCACCTACTATTTCACCAG GGACAAGAAGCGCCTCCCGGCGTGGCCCATCGTGCGTGCGGCCTTGCGGCTGCTGAGGTATCACGTGGGCACGGTGGCCAAAGGCTCCTTCATCATCACGCTGGTCAAGATCCCCAGACTCCTCCTCATCTACGTGCACAAGCAGCTCAAAGGGAAG GAGAACGCGTGCGCTCGCTGCGCGCTCAAGTCGTGCATCTGCTGCTTGTGGTGTTTGGAGAAGTGCCTCAATTATCTCAATCAG AACGCGTACGCGGCCACGGCCATCAACAGTACGGGCTTCTGCACGTCGGCGCGAGACGCTTTTGTCCTGCTGGTGGAGAACGCCCTGCGAGTGGCCACCGTCAACGCCATGGGGGACTTTGTGCTCTTCCTGGGGAAG ATCCTGATCGTCACCACCACGGCGTTCGCCGGCGTGGTGCTGCTCAATGCGCGGCGGGATTACGCCGAGTGGGTGCTTCCCCTGGTCATCGTTTGTCTGTTCGCCTTCCTGGTGGCGCACTGCTTCCTGTCTGTCTTCGAGATGGTGGTAGACGTACTCTTCCTTTGTTTCGCCATCGACACCAAGTACAACGACGGCACGCCGGGAAAGGAGTTCTTCATGGACAAAGCTCTCATG GAACTGGTGGAGCGCAGCCGGCGCACCGAGCGGGTGGTTGGCCGGGGGCGGAGCCGAGTCAAGGAGGCGCCGTCGGAGGGGGCGGAGATGAAACCCATG GCTCCCGGGACGAGTTCGGCTTGA